A stretch of Pseudomonadota bacterium DNA encodes these proteins:
- a CDS encoding SDR family oxidoreductase, translating to MGALQGKVALVTGASSGIGRASARLFAAEGARLVVTARRARELDTLVEEIVADGGEALALAGDVQDEAHAEAAVSLARSHFGGLDIAFNNAATTGNMTATPALTLADWQSIIATNLTSAFLGAKHQLPAMAERGGGSLIFTGTFVGYTVGFAGMAAYAASKSGLIGLTQALAVEYGAQGIRVNALLPGGVDTPMGRGFAPNEEAMQYVRGLHALKRTAQPEEIAQSALYLASSASSFTTGAVLLADGGVSINRG from the coding sequence ATGGGCGCACTGCAGGGCAAGGTCGCGTTGGTCACCGGCGCGAGCTCGGGCATCGGTCGCGCGAGCGCGCGTCTTTTTGCGGCCGAGGGCGCGCGGCTCGTGGTGACGGCGCGACGCGCGCGCGAGCTTGATACGCTGGTGGAAGAAATCGTCGCCGATGGCGGCGAAGCGCTTGCGCTGGCCGGCGATGTGCAGGACGAGGCGCATGCCGAAGCCGCGGTGTCGCTTGCGCGATCGCATTTCGGCGGGCTCGACATTGCATTCAACAACGCCGCCACCACCGGCAACATGACGGCCACGCCGGCGCTCACGCTGGCCGACTGGCAGTCGATCATCGCCACCAACCTCACCAGCGCCTTTCTCGGCGCCAAGCATCAGCTGCCGGCCATGGCCGAACGCGGCGGCGGTTCGTTGATCTTCACCGGCACTTTCGTCGGCTACACGGTCGGCTTCGCCGGCATGGCCGCCTACGCCGCCAGCAAGTCCGGCCTCATCGGCCTCACCCAGGCCTTGGCGGTGGAATACGGAGCGCAGGGCATACGCGTCAACGCGCTGTTACCGGGCGGCGTGGACACGCCCATGGGGCGCGGCTTCGCGCCGAACGAGGAAGCGATGCAGTACGTGCGCGGCCTGCACGCCTTGAAACGCACCGCGCAGCCCGAGGAAATCGCGCAGTCGGCGCTCTACCTGGCGTCGTCCGCCTCGAGCTTCACCACCGGCGCGGTGCTGCTGGCCGATGGCGGGGTGTCGATCAATCGCGGGTGA
- a CDS encoding glucose 1-dehydrogenase has translation MPSLDNKVALVTGASRGIGRAIARRLASDGARVVVNYARDAAAAAASVEDIVAAGGQAIAVQADIARRDDIRRLFAAAVRQFGRLDIFVANAGHAVFKPLADITEDDFDRTYAVNARGTFFCLQEALQHLGEGGRIVCISTIGTLLNLPGGACYFGAKAAVEQFCRVAAREVAARGITINAVSPGFIDTDMLREVLSGESDDGAQALIAMTPLARLGAGRDIAGAVSFLVGPDGAWMTRQNLAVDGGIISR, from the coding sequence ATGCCGTCACTCGACAACAAGGTCGCGTTGGTGACCGGTGCTTCGCGGGGCATCGGTCGCGCCATCGCGCGCCGCCTCGCCAGCGACGGCGCGCGCGTGGTGGTCAACTATGCGCGCGACGCGGCGGCGGCCGCCGCCAGCGTCGAGGACATCGTCGCGGCCGGCGGACAAGCCATTGCCGTGCAAGCAGACATCGCGCGGCGAGACGACATTCGTCGCCTGTTCGCCGCCGCCGTGCGGCAATTCGGTCGCCTCGATATTTTCGTCGCGAATGCCGGCCATGCGGTGTTCAAACCGCTCGCGGACATCACCGAAGACGATTTCGACCGGACCTATGCCGTCAATGCGCGCGGCACCTTCTTCTGCTTGCAGGAGGCCTTGCAACACCTCGGCGAGGGCGGACGCATCGTGTGCATTTCGACCATCGGCACCTTGCTGAACCTGCCGGGCGGCGCCTGCTATTTCGGCGCCAAGGCCGCCGTCGAACAGTTCTGCCGCGTGGCGGCGCGCGAAGTGGCGGCACGCGGCATCACCATCAATGCGGTATCGCCGGGCTTCATCGATACCGACATGCTGCGCGAGGTGTTGAGCGGCGAGTCCGACGATGGCGCGCAGGCGCTGATCGCCATGACGCCGCTGGCGCGTCTCGGCGCGGGCCGCGACATCGCCGGCGCGGTGTCGTTCCTGGTGGGGCCGGATGGCGCCTGGATGACGCGTCAGAACCTCGCGGTCGACGGCGGCATCATCAGCCGCTGA